GCTGACGACCAAGCCGAGCCGCGGATGGTTCAATCCGTTGTCGGCAGATTGGGAAACTTGCAGCAAATCGCGGCTGCGCCGGTTTTTGAACGCAAAAACGGATGAAAAATCATCCGTTTTTAATAAGCGGTACTGCTTTCCGAAGCGGTAGTCCAAAATTACACTGCCAAGCGTTTGCGGCCTTTGGCGCGACGGGCTGCCAATACTGCGCGGCCACCGCGGGTTTTGGAGCGGACCAGGAAGCCGTGGGTACGTTTGCGTTTGGTAACGGAAGGTTGATAAGTGCGTTTCATGATGTTTCCTAAAAAATCGGTAGATAAATAAACCGTGAATTACACTCTAATTTTCATCTTTTGTCAATCTTGGTTGAGTAAATGGATATGGCGCGCGTGGTGATTCGGTTTGCGGATTTGCGCGGCGCTTTGTGGATAAAATTTCCGGCGGGTTGTGGATAAAGTTTGGCGGAGTGGGTATAATCGGCACTTCCTGTCCCTTTGTCGGGCGATAGGTCGTCTGAAAATGTTGGTGCGGATTTATCGTGATGATTTTCCAAAAATAATTTAATTGTATTTTCAGACGGCGTCCAGTTTGGCGGATAGGGTTTGTGCGGTATTTGCGACACTTTTTCCGTCGGGCTGAAACCGCATTTTCAAAGGCTGCAATTTCCGACGGTTTCTCTCCGTTTCTTTCCAACGATTTCCACGA
The DNA window shown above is from Neisseria sicca and carries:
- the rpmH gene encoding 50S ribosomal protein L34, which produces MKRTYQPSVTKRKRTHGFLVRSKTRGGRAVLAARRAKGRKRLAV